From the genome of Rathayibacter sp. VKM Ac-2759, one region includes:
- a CDS encoding aspartate ammonia-lyase, with protein MTTTAPGDAAEPAPAVRTETDSLGSLEIPADAYWGIHTARALDNFPISKRPISIYPDLVKALVTVKLAAARANTEIGSLSPAKAELIEAACRRIIDGEFHDQFVVGVIQGGAGTSTNMNANEVVANVALEIAGHPKGDYAFLHPLDDVNRSQSTNDVYPTAIKIAMTWSLRRLLDELALLRQSFSQKAVEFGQVLKVGRTQLQDAVPMTLGQEFHGFATTLGEDHARLSETIWLLAEVNIGATAIGTGITADPRYGAAAVRHLNEITDLDLEMAQDLVEATSDTGVFMSFSSALKRSAIKLSKICNDLRLLSSGPQAGFGEINLPPRQAGSSIMPGKVNPVIPEVVNQVAYSVAGADVTVTMAAEAGQLQLNAFEPVIAHSLLQSITWMTQACLTLRVNCIDGITANEDRLEAMVASSVGVVTALTPSIGYTASAALAKAALSTGRNVADLVVEAGLMSREEVLRLISPARLSGIEAMTAAIPVVPPGS; from the coding sequence CTGACCACCACCGCACCGGGTGACGCGGCGGAGCCCGCCCCCGCCGTCCGCACCGAGACCGACTCCCTCGGCTCGCTCGAGATCCCCGCCGACGCGTACTGGGGCATCCACACCGCCCGCGCCCTCGACAACTTCCCGATCTCGAAGCGGCCCATCTCGATCTACCCCGATCTGGTGAAGGCGCTCGTCACGGTCAAGCTCGCCGCCGCGCGCGCCAACACCGAGATCGGCAGTCTCTCGCCCGCGAAGGCCGAGCTGATCGAGGCCGCCTGCCGTCGCATCATCGACGGCGAGTTCCACGACCAGTTCGTCGTCGGCGTGATCCAGGGCGGAGCCGGCACCTCCACGAACATGAACGCGAACGAGGTCGTCGCCAACGTCGCACTCGAGATCGCGGGGCACCCGAAGGGCGACTACGCCTTCCTGCACCCGCTCGACGACGTCAACCGCAGCCAGTCGACCAACGACGTCTACCCGACGGCGATCAAGATCGCGATGACCTGGTCGCTCCGGCGCCTGCTCGACGAGCTCGCCCTGCTCCGGCAGTCGTTCTCGCAGAAAGCGGTCGAGTTCGGCCAGGTGCTCAAGGTCGGCCGCACGCAGCTGCAGGACGCGGTCCCGATGACGCTGGGCCAGGAGTTCCACGGCTTCGCCACCACGCTCGGCGAGGATCACGCGCGCCTCTCCGAGACCATCTGGCTCCTCGCCGAGGTCAACATCGGAGCCACCGCCATCGGCACCGGGATCACCGCCGATCCGCGCTACGGGGCCGCTGCGGTCCGCCACCTCAACGAGATCACCGATCTCGACCTCGAGATGGCGCAGGACCTGGTCGAGGCCACGAGCGACACCGGCGTGTTCATGTCGTTCTCGAGTGCGCTCAAGCGCTCGGCGATCAAGCTGTCCAAGATCTGCAACGATCTGCGGCTGCTCTCCTCCGGCCCGCAGGCGGGCTTCGGCGAGATCAACCTGCCGCCGCGCCAGGCGGGGTCGAGCATCATGCCGGGCAAGGTGAACCCGGTGATCCCGGAGGTGGTGAACCAGGTCGCGTACTCGGTCGCCGGCGCCGACGTCACCGTCACGATGGCCGCCGAGGCGGGCCAGCTGCAGCTCAACGCCTTCGAGCCGGTCATCGCGCACTCGCTGCTGCAGAGCATCACCTGGATGACGCAGGCCTGCCTCACCCTCCGCGTCAACTGCATCGACGGCATCACCGCCAACGAGGACCGCCTCGAGGCGATGGTCGCCTCGTCGGTCGGAGTCGTGACGGCGCTGACCCCGAGCATCGGCTACACCGCCTCCGCCGCCCTCGCCAAGGCGGCGCTGTCGACCGGCCGCAACGTGGCCGATCTCGTCGTCGAGGCCGGGCTGATGTCCAGGGAGGAGGTCCTGCGGCTGATCTCGCCCGCGCGCCTCTCGGGGATCGAGGCGATGACCGCGGCGATCCCGGTCGTCCCGCCGGGGAGCTAG
- a CDS encoding gamma-glutamyl-gamma-aminobutyrate hydrolase family protein: MNGSEAPAAPRPIIGLTTYRERAVSGVWDVEASFLPANYIDSVTRAGGVALLLPPQPASAETARAVVDRLDGLIVCGGKDIDPARYGQEPHPETDAPRPERDAWEDHLVTAALESDTPFLGICRGAQLLNVSLGGTLHQHLPDLVGDRRYQAGGGVFSHVDVAVEPESRLRGLLGEDAVVAQVYHHQAVDRVADGLEVAARTADGTIEALEVPGRRFALGVQWHPEEDASDARLFTGLVAAALARRAALATEASHA, translated from the coding sequence TTGAACGGCTCTGAGGCCCCGGCCGCGCCGCGGCCGATCATCGGGCTGACCACGTACCGCGAGCGCGCGGTCTCGGGCGTCTGGGACGTCGAGGCGTCCTTCCTCCCCGCGAACTACATCGACTCGGTGACGCGGGCGGGCGGCGTGGCGCTGCTGCTGCCTCCGCAGCCCGCCTCGGCCGAGACGGCGCGCGCCGTCGTCGACCGGCTCGACGGGCTGATCGTCTGCGGCGGCAAGGACATCGACCCCGCCCGCTACGGCCAGGAGCCGCACCCCGAGACCGACGCTCCCCGCCCCGAGCGCGACGCGTGGGAGGACCACCTCGTCACCGCCGCGCTCGAGAGCGACACCCCGTTCCTCGGCATCTGCCGCGGCGCCCAGCTGCTCAATGTGAGCCTCGGCGGCACCCTGCACCAGCACCTGCCCGATCTCGTCGGCGACCGCCGCTACCAGGCGGGCGGCGGCGTGTTCTCGCACGTCGACGTCGCGGTCGAACCGGAGTCGCGGCTGCGCGGGCTCCTCGGCGAGGACGCGGTCGTCGCGCAGGTCTACCACCACCAGGCGGTCGACCGGGTGGCCGACGGCCTCGAGGTCGCCGCGCGCACCGCCGACGGCACCATCGAGGCGCTCGAGGTGCCCGGGCGGCGCTTCGCCCTGGGCGTGCAGTGGCATCCGGAGGAGGACGCCTCGGACGCCCGCCTCTTCACCGGTCTCGTCGCCGCGGCACTCGCCCGGCGCGCCGCCCTCGCAACGGAAGCATCACACGCATGA
- a CDS encoding glutamine synthetase family protein yields the protein MSTAGTDPTTKRGMLTLERLDELIAAGEIDTVIVAFTDMQGRLVGKRISARLFQDDVAEHGAECCNYLLAVDVEMNTVAGYAISSWERGYGDMAMVPDLSTLRLAPWLPGTAMVTADLTWLDEAPVGEAPRQILRAQLDRLAARGLEALVATELEFIVFDDSYRDAFKKGYRELTPASDYNIDYALLASTRMEPLMRDIRVSMEGAGLYCEGIKGECNFGQQEIGFKYDTALVTCDNHSIYKSGAKEIADKHGKSLTFMAKFNEREGNSCHIHLSLRGTDGTPVFADAEGEHGMSPLFRHYLAGQLAAMREFTLFFAPNINSYKRYVDGSFAPTAVAWGLDNRTCSLRVVGHGPGLRVENRVPGGDVNQYLAVAALIAAGLHGIENELELEEVCTGNAYSSGAPRVPTTLREAADLFEHSALARAAFGDEVVDHYVNNARVELAAYDAAVTDWERVRGFERL from the coding sequence ATGAGCACAGCCGGCACCGATCCGACGACGAAACGGGGCATGCTCACGCTCGAGCGCCTCGACGAGCTCATCGCCGCGGGCGAGATCGACACCGTCATCGTCGCCTTCACCGACATGCAGGGGCGCCTGGTCGGCAAGCGCATCTCGGCGCGCCTGTTCCAGGACGACGTCGCCGAGCACGGCGCGGAGTGCTGCAACTACCTGCTCGCGGTCGACGTCGAGATGAACACCGTGGCCGGCTACGCGATCTCGAGCTGGGAGCGCGGCTACGGCGACATGGCGATGGTCCCCGACCTCTCGACCCTCCGGCTCGCGCCCTGGCTGCCCGGGACCGCGATGGTGACGGCCGACCTCACCTGGCTCGACGAGGCGCCGGTCGGCGAGGCACCGCGGCAGATCCTCCGCGCGCAGCTCGACCGCCTCGCCGCGCGCGGTCTCGAGGCGCTCGTCGCGACGGAGCTGGAGTTCATCGTCTTCGACGACTCCTACCGCGACGCCTTCAAGAAGGGCTACCGCGAGCTGACTCCGGCGAGCGACTACAACATCGACTACGCACTACTCGCCTCGACGCGGATGGAGCCGCTGATGCGCGACATCCGCGTCTCGATGGAGGGCGCCGGCCTGTACTGCGAGGGCATCAAGGGCGAGTGCAACTTCGGCCAGCAGGAGATCGGCTTCAAGTACGACACCGCGCTCGTCACCTGCGACAACCACTCGATCTACAAGTCGGGCGCGAAGGAGATCGCCGACAAGCACGGCAAGAGCCTGACCTTCATGGCCAAGTTCAACGAGCGCGAGGGCAACTCGTGCCACATCCACCTGTCGCTGCGCGGGACCGACGGCACTCCGGTGTTCGCCGACGCCGAGGGCGAGCACGGGATGTCACCGCTGTTCCGGCACTACCTCGCGGGGCAGCTCGCCGCGATGCGCGAGTTCACGCTCTTCTTCGCGCCCAACATCAACTCGTACAAGCGCTACGTCGACGGCTCCTTCGCGCCGACCGCGGTCGCCTGGGGGCTCGACAACCGCACCTGCTCGCTCCGCGTCGTAGGTCACGGCCCGGGGCTGCGCGTCGAGAACCGCGTGCCGGGAGGCGACGTCAACCAGTACCTGGCCGTCGCCGCCCTCATCGCGGCGGGTCTGCACGGCATCGAGAACGAGCTGGAGCTGGAGGAGGTCTGCACCGGCAACGCCTACAGCTCCGGAGCACCGCGGGTCCCCACGACGCTCCGCGAGGCGGCCGACCTGTTCGAGCACTCCGCCCTCGCGCGGGCCGCCTTCGGCGACGAGGTCGTCGACCACTACGTCAACAACGCGCGCGTCGAGCTCGCGGCGTACGACGCGGCGGTGACCGACTGGGAGAGGGTGCGCGGATTTGAACGGCTCTGA
- a CDS encoding PrsW family intramembrane metalloprotease codes for MSAYPPPTPPARPSVVPTVLGAVGVALLGVLLLLVLAYVVLGLGVSAAAVCAVIALVPLTLVLLGVRWVDRWEPEAPLGLWFAFLWGAAGSVAIALLVDLGVQIAVYASGAQPSESDFVGAVIQAPLVEETAKGFGVLLVLLIWRRSFDGPVDGIVYAAVVASGFAFVENILYFGSALVEGGLGSLAVTFFLRGVLSPFAHVLFTACTGAALGFAASRRAAAAVPIALLGLALAAFLHALWNGSSFLVADWFGFYGVVQVPLFVVAVIVVVLLRRRERTLTLERLGDYAAAGWLSPAEVRMIGTAEGRRTALRWARTAGSDRPRAMTGFIRTATRLAHLRQHQIAGRGGRAAAVDERVLLDELVARRAALTR; via the coding sequence ATGAGCGCCTACCCGCCGCCGACTCCGCCCGCCCGCCCCTCCGTCGTGCCGACCGTGCTCGGCGCCGTCGGCGTCGCGCTGCTCGGCGTCCTGCTGCTGCTCGTCCTCGCCTACGTCGTCCTCGGCCTCGGCGTGAGCGCCGCCGCGGTCTGCGCCGTGATCGCGCTCGTCCCGCTGACCCTCGTGCTCCTCGGGGTCCGCTGGGTCGACCGCTGGGAGCCGGAGGCGCCGCTCGGCCTGTGGTTCGCGTTCCTCTGGGGCGCCGCCGGCTCGGTGGCCATCGCCCTCCTGGTCGACCTCGGCGTGCAGATCGCGGTCTACGCCTCCGGAGCGCAGCCGAGCGAGTCGGACTTCGTCGGCGCCGTGATCCAGGCGCCGCTGGTCGAGGAGACCGCCAAGGGCTTCGGCGTGCTCCTCGTGCTGCTGATCTGGCGCCGCTCGTTCGACGGGCCGGTCGACGGCATCGTCTACGCCGCGGTCGTCGCCTCGGGCTTCGCCTTCGTCGAGAACATCCTCTACTTCGGCAGCGCGCTGGTCGAGGGCGGTCTCGGCTCGCTCGCCGTCACGTTCTTCCTCCGCGGGGTGCTCTCGCCGTTCGCCCACGTGCTGTTCACCGCGTGCACGGGAGCGGCGCTGGGCTTCGCGGCGAGCAGACGCGCCGCGGCGGCCGTGCCGATCGCGCTCCTCGGTCTGGCGCTCGCCGCGTTCCTGCACGCGCTGTGGAACGGCTCGTCGTTCCTCGTCGCCGACTGGTTCGGCTTCTACGGAGTCGTCCAGGTGCCGCTGTTCGTCGTCGCGGTGATCGTGGTCGTGCTGCTGCGCCGTCGGGAGCGCACACTCACCCTCGAGCGGCTCGGCGACTACGCGGCCGCGGGCTGGCTCTCGCCGGCCGAGGTCCGGATGATCGGCACGGCCGAGGGGCGCCGGACCGCCCTGCGCTGGGCGCGGACCGCGGGCAGCGACCGCCCCCGCGCGATGACGGGCTTCATCCGCACGGCGACGCGCCTCGCGCACCTCCGCCAGCACCAGATCGCGGGCCGCGGAGGACGGGCGGCCGCGGTCGACGAGCGCGTGCTGCTCGACGAGCTCGTGGCCCGCCGGGCGGCGCTCACGCGCTGA
- a CDS encoding MFS transporter has translation MPRPGRLGRRGSFWVSTLVLALCLWSSGSPSVLYPSYAREWDLSPVVVTTVFGAYPVVLLLALLVVGDLSDVIGRRRTMLIGIGLISVSAIAFSLADGVALLYVGRALQGLGTALALGAASASLVDNNVSGNPRVPSSLTTVSTAAGLTLSLLLSGALAQYAPLPLQLSFWVLAAVGLATLLLLAASRDDRPSGARRWRPRLPHVPSGLRMAYASATLAVTVAYAVGALVLSLGAEMVRELTGTTDLLVTGSVLALSALVIGATALAIQRVHAHVAIIAGALIAIVSLGLLEWTAASGSLPLFFAFAAVSGIGYSLSFSGGLALVGRVAPVEHRGSMISAVYLLSYLGQALTAITAGALATGLGLEASIDLVAPAVAIVCVSAAVVAVVDLRRRRSAVLVSA, from the coding sequence ATGCCGCGGCCCGGGCGCCTCGGTCGTCGCGGCAGCTTCTGGGTCTCGACCCTGGTGCTGGCGCTCTGCCTCTGGTCCAGCGGCTCCCCCTCCGTGCTCTACCCGAGCTACGCGCGGGAGTGGGATCTCTCGCCGGTCGTCGTCACGACGGTCTTCGGCGCCTACCCCGTCGTGCTGCTGCTCGCCCTGCTCGTGGTCGGTGACCTGTCGGACGTGATCGGGCGCCGGCGGACCATGCTGATCGGCATCGGGCTGATCTCGGTGTCGGCGATCGCGTTCTCGCTCGCGGACGGGGTCGCACTGCTCTACGTCGGCCGCGCCCTGCAGGGTCTCGGCACCGCGCTGGCCCTGGGTGCGGCGAGCGCCTCCCTCGTCGACAACAACGTCTCGGGTAACCCCCGGGTGCCGTCGTCGCTGACGACCGTCTCCACCGCCGCCGGGCTGACCCTGTCGCTGCTGCTCTCGGGCGCCCTCGCCCAGTACGCCCCGCTCCCCCTGCAGCTCAGCTTCTGGGTGCTCGCCGCGGTCGGCCTCGCGACCCTCCTGCTGCTGGCCGCGAGCCGCGACGACCGGCCGAGCGGTGCGCGCCGGTGGCGTCCTCGCCTCCCCCACGTGCCGTCCGGCCTGCGGATGGCGTACGCCTCGGCGACGCTCGCCGTGACCGTCGCCTACGCGGTGGGCGCGCTGGTGCTCTCGCTCGGGGCCGAGATGGTGCGCGAGCTCACCGGCACCACGGATCTGCTCGTCACCGGCTCGGTGCTGGCGCTCTCGGCGCTCGTCATCGGTGCGACGGCGCTCGCGATCCAGAGGGTGCACGCGCACGTGGCGATCATCGCGGGAGCTCTCATCGCGATCGTCTCGCTCGGGCTGCTGGAGTGGACGGCCGCGAGCGGCTCGCTCCCGCTGTTCTTCGCCTTCGCTGCGGTGAGCGGCATCGGCTACTCGCTCAGCTTCTCGGGCGGGCTCGCGCTGGTCGGCCGGGTCGCGCCCGTCGAGCACCGCGGCTCGATGATCTCGGCCGTCTACCTCCTGAGCTACCTCGGCCAGGCCCTCACGGCGATCACGGCGGGGGCGCTGGCCACCGGGCTCGGCCTCGAGGCCTCGATCGATCTGGTCGCCCCCGCGGTGGCGATCGTGTGCGTGTCCGCCGCGGTCGTGGCGGTCGTCGACCTGCGGAGGCGGCGCTCCGCCGTTCTCGTCAGCGCGTGA
- a CDS encoding AlkA N-terminal domain-containing protein: protein MPADPLFEERYRAVASRDSRFDGRFITGVHSTGIYCRPSCPATTPQRRNVRFYPTAAAAHEAGLRACKRCLPDAVPGSPEWNLRDDTAARAMRLIADGVVDREGVEGLAARLGYGSRHLGRILREELGAPPLALARAQRAQTARLLLTGTGLPVSDVAFAAGFTSIRQFNATLVEVYERTPSALRASARGDRSETEATAGATTLQLRLPVRAPFDAGVLAFLGDRAVAGLEEAAPGVYSRALTLPGGPALARLELDGEVVRCTATLASLADAGPLVARVRRLLDLDADSRAIDEALAADPALAPLVAATPGIRLPGSVDADETLVRTLLGQQVSVAAARTALGRLVEALGDELPPEIATGAITRSFPAAAVIAERGAEVLRGPARRVDTVLRVCALLADGALRLDAGASRDELAEHLLAVPGIGPWTAGYVAMRVTGDPDVLLTADLALRSGAAAVGLPTQARALAERGRSWAPWRSYAGMHLWRVAALRAGGRAD, encoded by the coding sequence ATGCCCGCCGATCCGCTGTTCGAGGAGCGCTACCGCGCCGTCGCCTCCCGCGACTCCCGCTTCGACGGCCGCTTCATCACCGGCGTGCACTCGACCGGGATCTACTGCCGGCCGAGCTGCCCGGCGACCACGCCTCAGCGGAGGAACGTCCGCTTCTACCCGACCGCCGCGGCCGCGCACGAGGCCGGTCTCCGCGCCTGCAAGCGCTGCCTGCCCGACGCGGTGCCCGGCTCCCCCGAGTGGAATCTCCGCGACGACACCGCGGCCCGCGCCATGCGGCTCATCGCCGACGGAGTCGTCGACCGCGAGGGCGTCGAGGGGCTCGCCGCGCGGCTGGGCTACGGATCACGGCACCTCGGCCGCATCCTGCGGGAGGAGCTGGGCGCGCCTCCGCTCGCCCTCGCCCGCGCGCAGCGGGCGCAGACGGCCCGGCTGCTGCTGACCGGGACCGGGCTGCCGGTCTCGGACGTCGCCTTCGCGGCCGGGTTCACGAGCATCCGCCAGTTCAACGCGACGCTCGTCGAGGTGTACGAGCGCACCCCGAGCGCCCTGCGCGCGTCGGCTCGCGGCGACCGCTCCGAGACCGAGGCGACGGCCGGGGCGACGACGCTGCAGCTGCGGCTGCCCGTGCGCGCGCCGTTCGACGCGGGGGTGCTCGCGTTCCTCGGCGACCGGGCGGTCGCAGGGCTCGAGGAGGCGGCGCCCGGCGTCTACTCGCGCGCGCTCACGCTCCCCGGCGGGCCGGCCCTCGCGCGACTCGAACTCGACGGCGAGGTGGTGCGCTGCACGGCGACCCTCGCCTCGCTCGCCGACGCGGGGCCGCTCGTCGCCCGCGTGCGCCGGCTGCTCGATCTCGATGCCGACTCGCGGGCGATCGACGAGGCGCTGGCCGCCGACCCCGCGCTCGCTCCCCTGGTCGCCGCGACCCCGGGAATCCGACTGCCCGGGTCGGTCGACGCCGACGAGACCCTCGTGCGGACCCTGCTCGGGCAGCAGGTCTCCGTCGCCGCCGCCCGCACCGCGCTGGGCCGCCTCGTCGAGGCCCTCGGAGACGAGCTGCCGCCCGAGATCGCGACCGGCGCGATCACCCGCTCGTTCCCCGCGGCCGCCGTCATCGCCGAGCGCGGGGCGGAGGTGCTGCGCGGCCCCGCGCGCCGGGTCGACACGGTGCTCCGCGTCTGCGCGCTGCTCGCCGACGGGGCTCTGCGGCTGGACGCGGGCGCGAGCCGCGACGAGCTGGCCGAGCACCTGCTCGCCGTGCCGGGGATCGGGCCGTGGACGGCCGGCTACGTCGCGATGCGGGTGACGGGCGACCCCGACGTGCTGCTGACCGCCGACCTCGCCCTGCGCTCCGGAGCGGCGGCCGTCGGGCTGCCGACGCAGGCCCGGGCGCTCGCCGAGCGCGGGCGGAGCTGGGCGCCGTGGCGCAGCTACGCGGGGATGCACCTCTGGCGGGTCGCCGCCCTGCGGGCCGGCGGCCGGGCGGACTAG
- a CDS encoding DUF1684 domain-containing protein, producing the protein MDLTESARAGWEAWLLRRAARVTGPRGDLALVETRWLEPGESVDDETALAGHGPTATLTRMRRPSLDTGEEEYGYRVWDAASEAIRGFDAIETFPFDAAWVLEAWFEPVGEERTIPFEHLRDNGATRDLVVPGDITFSLVDDGRAREYTVAAFDDGGTLLVPFGDPTNRSDDPELASYPVGRFLVVQRLGGAADAGTPGPVLLDFNRAYIPPCGFSPHYNCPLPPAQNRLSVPVTAGERRVRSAAAA; encoded by the coding sequence ATGGATCTGACCGAGTCGGCGCGCGCCGGCTGGGAGGCGTGGCTCCTGCGCCGCGCCGCCCGCGTCACGGGCCCTCGCGGCGACCTCGCCCTGGTCGAGACCCGCTGGCTGGAGCCGGGCGAGAGCGTCGACGACGAGACGGCCCTCGCCGGCCACGGGCCGACCGCCACGCTCACCCGCATGCGCCGCCCGAGCCTGGACACCGGCGAGGAGGAGTACGGCTACCGCGTCTGGGACGCGGCCTCGGAGGCGATCCGCGGGTTCGACGCGATCGAGACCTTCCCGTTCGACGCGGCCTGGGTGCTCGAGGCCTGGTTCGAGCCGGTGGGCGAGGAGCGGACGATCCCGTTCGAGCACCTGCGCGACAACGGCGCGACCCGCGACCTGGTCGTGCCGGGCGACATCACCTTCTCGCTCGTCGACGACGGCCGGGCCCGCGAGTACACGGTCGCGGCCTTCGACGACGGCGGCACGCTGCTCGTCCCGTTCGGCGACCCGACGAACCGGAGCGACGACCCCGAGCTGGCGAGCTACCCGGTAGGTCGCTTCCTCGTCGTGCAGCGCCTGGGCGGCGCGGCCGACGCCGGGACACCCGGCCCCGTGCTGCTCGACTTCAACCGCGCCTACATCCCGCCGTGCGGCTTCTCGCCGCACTACAACTGCCCGCTGCCTCCCGCGCAGAACCGCCTCTCGGTGCCGGTGACCGCCGGCGAGCGCCGCGTGCGCAGCGCCGCCGCGGCCTGA
- a CDS encoding amino acid permease, giving the protein MTQQSDAPKSPPRSAEGRARTKSPDSANVTSTAGVSYRKAEEGYFEKRTLRRSAGVWGLWGLAVAAVISGDFSGWNFGIAFAGFGGMLIAFAILVVMYYGLIFSIGEMSAAMPHTGGAYSFARSAMGPWGGLVTGLAETIEYVATTAVVVFFSAQYANGVTSELLGFDLSGAMWIWWLVLYIVFVALNSAGAAISFRFAIVVSIVSIAILLAFSVMALFSPALDWSSLWNIAPDAGQSEFLPHGVIPILFALPFAMWFFLGIEELPLAAEEAHDPVRDIPRAGFWARGTLIVTGLLVLFLNTALIGSEDMGVSAEPLLDGFRAMVGDGAAAVLALFALIGLLASLQGIMFAYGRNMYSLSRAGYYPRVFSLTGKRQTPWIALTVGAVIGFVALVVVDLLTAINPDTVAGAVVLNIAVWGAVIAYFMQMVSFVLLRRRFPNASRPYLSPWGVPGAVIAGLINVLIFFGFLLNEAFQPAIVGIAVVYVVILIGFAVWGRKRLVLSPEEEYALSGGLHASPTIPEPDRVD; this is encoded by the coding sequence ATGACCCAGCAGTCCGACGCCCCGAAGTCCCCGCCCCGGAGCGCTGAGGGGAGGGCGCGCACGAAGAGCCCCGACTCCGCGAACGTGACGAGCACCGCGGGCGTGAGCTACCGCAAGGCCGAGGAGGGCTACTTCGAGAAGCGCACCCTGCGCCGCTCGGCGGGAGTCTGGGGCCTCTGGGGCCTGGCGGTCGCGGCGGTCATCTCGGGCGACTTCTCGGGCTGGAACTTCGGCATCGCCTTCGCCGGCTTCGGCGGGATGCTCATCGCCTTCGCGATCCTCGTGGTGATGTACTACGGCCTCATCTTCTCGATCGGCGAGATGTCGGCCGCCATGCCGCACACCGGAGGCGCCTACTCCTTCGCCCGCTCGGCCATGGGCCCCTGGGGCGGTCTCGTCACCGGGCTCGCCGAGACGATCGAGTACGTCGCGACGACCGCGGTCGTCGTCTTCTTCTCGGCGCAGTACGCGAACGGAGTGACGAGCGAGCTGCTCGGCTTCGACCTCTCCGGCGCGATGTGGATCTGGTGGCTCGTCCTCTACATCGTGTTCGTCGCGCTGAACTCGGCCGGAGCGGCCATCTCGTTCCGCTTCGCGATCGTCGTGTCGATCGTCTCGATCGCGATCCTGCTGGCGTTCTCGGTGATGGCACTGTTCTCGCCCGCTCTGGACTGGTCGAGCCTCTGGAACATCGCCCCCGATGCGGGTCAGAGCGAGTTCCTCCCGCACGGAGTGATCCCGATCCTGTTCGCGCTGCCCTTCGCGATGTGGTTCTTCCTGGGCATCGAGGAGCTGCCGCTCGCGGCCGAGGAGGCGCACGACCCCGTCCGCGACATCCCGCGCGCCGGCTTCTGGGCCCGCGGCACCCTGATCGTCACCGGCCTGCTCGTGCTGTTCCTCAACACCGCGCTGATCGGCTCCGAGGACATGGGCGTCTCGGCCGAGCCCCTGCTCGACGGCTTCCGCGCGATGGTCGGCGACGGAGCCGCGGCGGTGCTGGCCCTGTTCGCGCTGATCGGTCTCCTCGCCTCGCTCCAGGGCATCATGTTCGCCTACGGACGCAACATGTACTCGCTGTCGCGTGCCGGCTACTACCCGCGCGTCTTCTCGCTGACCGGCAAGCGCCAGACTCCGTGGATCGCGCTGACGGTCGGCGCCGTGATCGGCTTCGTCGCGCTGGTGGTCGTCGACCTGCTCACCGCGATCAACCCGGACACCGTCGCCGGTGCCGTCGTGCTCAACATCGCGGTCTGGGGCGCGGTCATCGCCTACTTCATGCAGATGGTGTCGTTCGTGCTGCTCCGCCGCCGGTTCCCGAACGCCTCCCGGCCCTACCTCAGCCCGTGGGGCGTGCCCGGTGCGGTCATCGCGGGGCTCATCAACGTGCTGATCTTCTTCGGATTCCTGCTGAACGAGGCCTTCCAGCCCGCGATCGTCGGCATCGCCGTGGTCTACGTCGTGATCCTGATCGGATTCGCCGTCTGGGGCCGCAAGCGCCTCGTGCTCTCGCCCGAGGAGGAGTACGCGCTGAGCGGCGGTCTGCACGCCTCCCCGACCATCCCGGAGCCGGACCGGGTCGACTGA